One stretch of Zingiber officinale cultivar Zhangliang chromosome 6B, Zo_v1.1, whole genome shotgun sequence DNA includes these proteins:
- the LOC121990647 gene encoding senescence-associated protein OSA15, chloroplastic-like, giving the protein MYCFFFQHRCGFIRNIHDMMANKFYQFPSNERSFSLKDKMGFITLKKNGKALDLFADEVTTDRMQAIQEAYWTMASALLPSSP; this is encoded by the exons ATGTACTGCTTTTTTTTCCAACATCGTTGTGGT TTTATAAGAAACATTCATGACATGATGGCAAACAAATTTTACCAATT TCCTTCAAATGAAAGGTCTTTCTCTCTCAAAGATAAAATGGGATTCATTACACTCAAAAAGAATGGGAAAGCTCTTGATCTATTTGCAGATGAGGTCACAACAGACCGTATGCAAGCCATTCAG GAAGCTTATTGGACTATGGCATCTGCCTTACTGCCATCTAGTCCATGA